The Sphingomonas sp. So64.6b genome includes a region encoding these proteins:
- a CDS encoding DUF2061 domain-containing protein — MFLFRGVESHPRSFVKAVSWRALGSIDTFILSYLFTGSAKSAGAIAGTEVFTKIILFYFHERAWSLVRWGHRVEDPAVRDQSGEGATPVRTGGLREAD, encoded by the coding sequence ATGTTTCTGTTTCGAGGTGTCGAGAGTCATCCCCGGTCGTTCGTCAAGGCGGTGTCGTGGCGCGCGCTGGGGAGCATCGACACCTTCATTCTGAGCTACCTGTTCACCGGCAGCGCGAAATCGGCCGGCGCGATCGCGGGCACCGAGGTCTTCACCAAGATCATCCTGTTCTATTTCCACGAGCGCGCCTGGTCGCTGGTGCGCTGGGGCCATCGGGTCGAAGATCCAGCCGTGCGAGACCAATCGGGCGAGGGCGCGACGCCGGTCCGAACAGGCGGTTTGCGGGAGGCGGATTGA
- a CDS encoding RidA family protein: MTDRIATKLAELGLVLPEAAAPIASYVPAVEAGGLLHISGQLPFKDGAVMTGRLGENQDLAYGQEAAQRCALMLVAQMKQALGGLHRVERIVKLGVFINSTGDFTDQPKVANGASDLMVALFGEAGKHARAAVGVPALPLNAAVEIDAIVKIAE; the protein is encoded by the coding sequence ATGACCGACAGAATCGCCACCAAACTCGCCGAACTCGGCCTCGTCCTGCCCGAAGCCGCGGCGCCGATCGCCTCCTATGTCCCGGCCGTCGAAGCCGGCGGACTGCTCCATATCTCCGGCCAGCTGCCGTTCAAGGATGGCGCGGTGATGACCGGGCGGCTCGGCGAGAACCAGGATCTCGCTTATGGTCAGGAAGCTGCGCAACGTTGCGCATTGATGCTGGTCGCACAGATGAAGCAGGCGCTTGGCGGCCTGCACCGCGTCGAACGGATCGTGAAGCTCGGCGTGTTCATCAATTCGACGGGTGATTTCACTGACCAGCCCAAGGTCGCCAATGGCGCATCAGACCTGATGGTCGCCCTGTTCGGCGAAGCCGGCAAACATGCGCGCGCCGCGGTCGGCGTGCCGGCATTGCCGCTGAATGCAGCGGTGGAGATCGACGCAATCGTCAAGATCGCGGAATAG
- a CDS encoding GNAT family N-acetyltransferase: MTAVTARIAHGVAAIAPAEWDACAGTGNPFLSHAFLSILEESGSVTPQAGWQAIPIVVDGADGTPGAIAPAYAKSHSQGEYVFDHGWADAWERAGGSYYPKLQIAVPFTPVPGPRLLLRDPALAAPLIAAIEAVTDQHGLSSAHATFVEPDQLPLFEAAGWLIRAGTQFHWRNDGYHSFDDFLDCLASRKRKTIRKERAAAVEGLTIRHVTGNEISEADWDAFWIFYQDTGSRKWGRPYLTREAFTLLGQRMADDILLILAERDGRPIAGALNLIGADALYGRYWGCTEEVPFLHFELCYYQAIDAAIARRLATVEAGAQGEHKLARGYVPVTTWSAHYIPDRNFRRAIADFLVRERESVESDQEYLTELTPFKKALA; the protein is encoded by the coding sequence ATGACCGCCGTCACCGCCCGAATCGCCCACGGCGTCGCCGCCATTGCGCCCGCCGAATGGGATGCGTGCGCCGGCACGGGCAATCCCTTTCTGAGCCACGCGTTCCTTTCGATCCTCGAGGAATCGGGCAGCGTCACCCCACAGGCCGGGTGGCAGGCGATCCCGATCGTGGTCGATGGCGCGGACGGTACCCCCGGCGCAATCGCGCCAGCCTATGCCAAGAGCCATAGCCAGGGCGAATATGTCTTCGATCATGGCTGGGCCGATGCGTGGGAACGCGCCGGGGGGAGCTATTACCCCAAGCTGCAGATCGCGGTGCCGTTCACGCCGGTGCCCGGCCCGCGGCTGTTGCTGCGCGACCCGGCACTGGCCGCGCCATTGATCGCGGCGATCGAGGCGGTGACCGACCAGCATGGCCTGTCCTCCGCTCACGCGACTTTCGTCGAACCCGACCAGCTGCCGCTGTTCGAGGCGGCGGGTTGGCTGATCCGCGCGGGCACGCAATTCCACTGGCGGAATGACGGATATCACAGCTTCGACGATTTTCTTGACTGCCTCGCCAGCCGCAAGCGCAAGACGATCCGCAAGGAGCGCGCCGCTGCAGTCGAGGGGCTGACGATCCGCCATGTCACGGGCAATGAAATCAGCGAAGCGGACTGGGACGCCTTCTGGATTTTCTATCAGGATACCGGCTCGCGCAAATGGGGCCGCCCCTATCTTACCCGTGAAGCCTTTACGCTGCTCGGTCAGCGTATGGCTGATGACATATTGCTGATCCTTGCCGAGCGCGATGGCCGGCCGATCGCCGGCGCGCTCAACCTGATCGGCGCGGACGCGCTGTACGGGCGTTACTGGGGATGCACCGAGGAGGTGCCGTTCCTGCACTTCGAGCTATGTTATTACCAGGCGATCGACGCCGCGATCGCACGCCGGCTGGCGACGGTGGAAGCCGGCGCACAGGGCGAGCACAAGCTGGCGCGTGGCTATGTGCCGGTCACGACCTGGTCGGCGCACTACATCCCGGACCGGAATTTCCGTCGCGCAATCGCCGATTTCCTCGTGCGCGAGCGAGAATCGGTCGAGTCCGATCAGGAATATCTGACCGAGCTCACGCCGTTCAAAAAGGCACTCGCCTGA